TCACCAAATGGATTATTCTCGGTTGCTTTAAAATCTGTCTTTGTGATATGCTGGCCGTATTTAATTAGTTCTTGAAGCATGTCTGACCCCTCAAAGATTAATTTGACTGAGCCATCAGTGATTTTTGCATAATTTAACATGTTGTATTCATCACCACCAACAAGAATATAATCATCGGTAACTAAGTAATATGTAGCGTTTTTATCAATCGCTTTATCATTAATTTTTATTGACTCTTCGACAGGATTGTATATTTTATCCGTTGGTTCAAAATTAATATTTAATTTAACATTTTTTGATCATTGAGCAAAGCCACCTGAAAATATTTTTTTAGCGCCGTGCGCAATAACTTCAATTAATTTATCACCTTTTAATTCAACAGCCGCTATACGATTGCCATAAGGAGACACAGCAAACATGTTGCCACGTGTTATTGGCCCTTTAACTAGGTTTTCGCGGATGCTACCTCCACCAACAAACGCTATTGTGTTATCTAAATTATATTTTTGACCATCTGCTGTTGATTTGTCGCTAATAAACGATCAACCAAGCGCATCAGCAACAAACATACCTAGGTTTGTTTGTTTTTGTCTACCTAGAGCTGATGATTTATTTGCTTCTTCAACTTTGTTAGATGTTGTATGAATAAAATCAATAGGATTATCGAATACTTTAACACCATTAATTTTTTCAAATTCTGCTTTTAACTTAGTTATTTTTTCATCAATTATTTTATTGTTATTTATTGTTCCACCTAAAAGTTCAGTTTCTTCCATTGTTCTAAGTTGTTGATTTACTTTTGTAATTTTATTAGTTTCTGTATCAATATAAATATCTAATTCACTTAAATATTTTGTATATGAATCGGCTTGAGTTAGTATTGTATTGTTTATTTTTTCAGCTTTAACTAATGTGTGCGAGTGTCCGTCAAGAACTAAATCAACACCTTCAACATTATTTGCAAATGTACGTGAATCTCACTCTTTATTTTGTCTATCAACACCTAAGTGCGTTAGCGCTATAACAATATTTACACCCTTATCTCTTAATTCTTTTGCATATTTTGTACCTTCTTGTACTGGATCTTTAAAAGTAACGTGCACTGAGTTTTTTGGGCTTGAGGTTCAAGCAGTATCAGGTGTAGTTATACCCATAATTCCAACTTTAATTCCTGATGCTAGTTCTTTAATTATATAAGGTTTGAATACTAATTCATCTGCAACCGCATCTTTACCATCTATGTCTTTAACCTTGTCAGTTACTGCTTTTTGGTTTCAAACAATGTTAGCTGATAGAAATGGCATATTTGGCGTTTTCTTTTGAATTTCGAATAGATGTGTCAAACCATAGTCAAATTCATGGTTACCAACAGCCACTGCATTATAGTTCATTAAAGCAGCGATTTCTGAGATAGTAACACCTTTATCTGAATCTGATAAAGGTTGACCCTGAATTAAGTCGCCCGCAGATAATAATAAGTCTCTTGAGAAATTTGAACCTAATATTTCTGCATGCCCTTGCATTCCTGAATATTTATTATATTTACCATTATCAAAAACCAAGCGACCATGTTCATCATTTGTGTGAATTAATTTAACTAGTCTAGTTTTGTGGTCTTTTAAATTTCTAAGTTTTAAGTAGTTATCATCAACATTTTTTCTTAGTGCTTGTAATTCAATTGTTTTCTCTTTAACTCATGCATCTTTTTCAGCAGTTAGTTGTTTTGTCTGTTCTTTTGTGTTTCCGCGTTTTTGAATATTTTTGTATTTTTCTTCAAGTTCTTTTTTGTGTTTAGCAATTGTATCATTAAACACTTTGTAGTGTTTTTCATATTCAGCAAGTTGAACTTCAAATTGAGTATTGCTTTGTGCATCTTTATCTTTTTGTTTAGTGTTTGTACAGCTTATAGCAATAGTTGGCAGCACTGAAAGAGCTGCAATTGGCATCATATTTAAAAATAATTTTTTCTTCATTTAATCTCCTATTTTCTCTATATAAAAATTATAAACAAATACGTATCTAATAATTTAATTGTGGCTATAGTAATTAAATTTTAATTATGTTTGTTGGTAATTTATGGAAACTAGTTTAATCTAACTTTGTTGTATTTTCTTTAAAGAGTAAAATTTAATTAAATAAATAATTTTGAACTATATTTTTCCGTATAAAAACATTTTACAATAGATTTCGTAAAAATAAGAATATTTACTATGTTTAGTTGGCAATATATAAAGTAATAAAATATTAATATTTAATATATAATTTAATTGTAAATTTACATATATTCCGTTTGTGTATGTAAAAATTTAAAAAAGGAGATATTTTGAAACGTAAA
The genomic region above belongs to Mycoplasmopsis bovigenitalium and contains:
- a CDS encoding bifunctional metallophosphatase/5'-nucleotidase, which encodes MKKKLFLNMMPIAALSVLPTIAISCTNTKQKDKDAQSNTQFEVQLAEYEKHYKVFNDTIAKHKKELEEKYKNIQKRGNTKEQTKQLTAEKDAWVKEKTIELQALRKNVDDNYLKLRNLKDHKTRLVKLIHTNDEHGRLVFDNGKYNKYSGMQGHAEILGSNFSRDLLLSAGDLIQGQPLSDSDKGVTISEIAALMNYNAVAVGNHEFDYGLTHLFEIQKKTPNMPFLSANIVWNQKAVTDKVKDIDGKDAVADELVFKPYIIKELASGIKVGIMGITTPDTAWTSSPKNSVHVTFKDPVQEGTKYAKELRDKGVNIVIALTHLGVDRQNKEWDSRTFANNVEGVDLVLDGHSHTLVKAEKINNTILTQADSYTKYLSELDIYIDTETNKITKVNQQLRTMEETELLGGTINNNKIIDEKITKLKAEFEKINGVKVFDNPIDFIHTTSNKVEEANKSSALGRQKQTNLGMFVADALGWSFISDKSTADGQKYNLDNTIAFVGGGSIRENLVKGPITRGNMFAVSPYGNRIAAVELKGDKLIEVIAHGAKKIFSGGFAQWSKNVKLNINFEPTDKIYNPVEESIKINDKAIDKNATYYLVTDDYILVGGDEYNMLNYAKITDGSVKLIFEGSDMLQELIKYGQHITKTDFKATENNPFGDAQIDFYSAEKLPKNVVVNHKAPAATTTESAQ